The Vibrio rhizosphaerae genome includes a region encoding these proteins:
- a CDS encoding FecCD family ABC transporter permease, protein MSPFVAKPDPFSGRGFVVSRSVTLIGLLVILSVLCLGSVALGTREVSWREIFSAMQGNLKTVGEAAVAMRIPRTVLAVIAGGALGLAGTVMQGVTRNPLADPGILGVNIGASFFVVVGLAWFGMDQIQTYVWMAILGAALTAAFVYTIGSIGRGGATPLKLALAGAATSAALSCFTIAVVLPRNDIAGGARSWQIGGVGGATFETILLVSPFLLAGLAITVVTARKLNSLALGDDLAAGLGENVALARGAAGLGAILLCGATTAICGPIGFVGLVVPHFCRLFVGVDHRWLLPFSAVGGASLLLLADIVGRILARPSELSVGVVTALIGAPFFIWIVRCQRVREL, encoded by the coding sequence ATGAGCCCCTTTGTTGCTAAACCAGATCCGTTTTCAGGGCGAGGTTTTGTCGTTTCTCGCTCGGTGACCCTCATTGGTTTACTGGTGATCTTGTCTGTTTTATGCCTGGGTTCTGTCGCGTTAGGGACAAGAGAAGTGTCATGGCGTGAAATTTTCAGCGCAATGCAAGGTAACCTAAAGACGGTGGGCGAAGCCGCCGTGGCTATGCGTATTCCGCGCACTGTATTAGCCGTGATTGCCGGCGGTGCTTTAGGATTGGCAGGGACGGTGATGCAGGGGGTGACACGCAATCCGCTCGCTGACCCCGGGATTCTCGGCGTCAATATTGGTGCGTCATTTTTTGTGGTTGTCGGATTGGCTTGGTTTGGTATGGATCAAATCCAGACCTACGTCTGGATGGCGATTTTAGGCGCTGCACTGACTGCGGCATTTGTTTATACCATCGGCTCTATCGGGCGGGGCGGCGCAACGCCACTAAAGCTTGCATTAGCGGGCGCTGCAACTTCGGCGGCTTTATCCTGTTTCACCATTGCGGTTGTGCTACCTCGTAATGATATTGCCGGTGGTGCCCGGTCCTGGCAAATCGGCGGTGTCGGTGGTGCCACGTTCGAGACCATCCTTCTTGTGAGTCCTTTCTTACTCGCGGGATTAGCCATTACGGTTGTAACCGCAAGAAAATTAAACAGTTTAGCTTTGGGGGACGATCTCGCCGCAGGACTGGGCGAGAATGTGGCGCTGGCTCGCGGTGCCGCAGGACTCGGGGCGATTTTATTATGTGGCGCGACAACCGCAATTTGCGGGCCGATTGGTTTTGTCGGTTTGGTTGTACCGCATTTCTGCCGCCTGTTCGTCGGAGTTGATCATCGCTGGTTACTGCCATTTTCCGCCGTGGGCGGTGCAAGCTTGCTTTTGCTGGCAGATATTGTGGGACGAATTCTGGCTCGTCCAAGTGAATTATCTGTCGGTGTGGTTACGGCATTGATTGGCGCACCGTTTTTTATCTGGATAGTCCGGTGTCAGCGCGTGAGAGAATTATGA
- a CDS encoding 6-phospho-beta-glucosidase, with the protein MNQKLKVVVIGGGSSYTPELIEGLINRYHELPVTELWLVDIEAGKDKVNIISGLAQRMIKNKGLNIDVHVTLDRRLALEHADFVCSQFRAGCLEGRIRDERIALKYGMIGQETNGLGGFANACRTIPMTLDICQDMEELCPDAWLLNFTNPSGMVTEAVLKYTQIKAIGLCNVPVIMEKGIAQIIGADEGEFIMQVAGLNHMIWARKILHEGTDKLNLVMNEILNGHDPLVPANIPPFDWPKDLLREMGMIPCAYLRYYYTSDDIMKQEQAEADGEGTRGEVVKAMEQRLFDIYKNPDLAEKPKELEKRGGQYYSEAACELMASIYNDKRTVMHVNTRNHGAISGLPDDCVVEVSSLITKSGPLPLNVEPFPDDTLRLIQLMKEYETLTVEAAVEGDLVAAKRGLILNPIVMTGTVLDDALKETVRENLDYMPQFRWMFAQNSGVGRSYK; encoded by the coding sequence ATGAATCAAAAATTAAAAGTTGTCGTGATTGGGGGAGGCTCCAGCTATACCCCGGAATTAATTGAAGGCCTGATTAACCGATACCATGAATTGCCAGTGACTGAACTTTGGCTCGTTGACATCGAAGCAGGAAAAGACAAAGTGAATATTATTTCCGGGCTCGCTCAACGCATGATCAAAAATAAAGGACTGAACATCGATGTGCACGTTACGCTTGATCGTCGTTTGGCATTAGAACATGCCGATTTTGTGTGTTCGCAGTTCCGAGCCGGTTGTCTTGAGGGCCGAATTCGGGATGAACGAATTGCGTTGAAATATGGCATGATTGGCCAAGAAACCAATGGACTGGGTGGTTTTGCCAATGCCTGCCGAACCATTCCCATGACTTTAGACATCTGCCAAGACATGGAAGAACTTTGCCCCGATGCCTGGTTACTGAATTTTACGAATCCATCCGGCATGGTCACCGAAGCGGTATTGAAATATACCCAAATTAAAGCCATTGGCTTATGTAACGTCCCGGTGATTATGGAAAAAGGTATCGCCCAAATTATTGGTGCTGATGAAGGTGAGTTCATTATGCAAGTTGCCGGTCTCAATCATATGATTTGGGCCCGCAAAATATTGCATGAAGGGACAGACAAGTTAAATCTGGTCATGAATGAAATCTTAAACGGGCATGATCCATTAGTTCCTGCCAATATCCCTCCGTTTGACTGGCCTAAAGATCTGCTACGAGAGATGGGGATGATACCTTGTGCCTATTTACGCTATTACTACACCAGTGATGACATCATGAAGCAAGAGCAGGCAGAGGCTGATGGTGAGGGGACTCGCGGTGAAGTGGTCAAAGCAATGGAACAGCGTTTGTTTGATATTTATAAAAATCCTGATCTGGCAGAAAAACCAAAAGAATTAGAAAAACGTGGCGGTCAATATTATTCAGAAGCCGCCTGTGAGCTGATGGCCTCAATTTATAATGACAAGCGTACGGTGATGCATGTTAATACACGTAATCATGGTGCGATTAGTGGTTTACCGGATGATTGCGTGGTCGAAGTTAGTTCACTCATTACCAAAAGTGGTCCGCTCCCTCTGAATGTGGAACCATTTCCGGATGATACCTTGCGCCTGATTCAACTGATGAAAGAATATGAAACGCTCACGGTTGAAGCCGCAGTGGAAGGTGATTTAGTCGCAGCGAAGCGGGGATTAATATTAAATCCTATCGTGATGACCGGCACTGTCTTAGACGACGCGCTGAAAGAAACGGTCAGAGAGAACTTAGATTATATGCCTCAGTTTCGCTGGATGTTTGCACAAAACTCAGGTGTCGGACGCTCATATAAATAA
- a CDS encoding type III PLP-dependent enzyme, with protein MAHAHAVLNFQSFAARTLSADDVRLVESSVSQFGAPLLMLDCETIRQQYRALNHALPNVTLHFALKPLPHPVVVRTLLAEGASFDLATSGEVELVAQEGVPAERTIHTHPIKRDADIRDALAYGCSVFVVDNLNELAKFKPYKDEVELLVRLSFRNADVFADLSKKFGCSPEQALTIIETAQSWNIRIKGLSFHVGSQTINPQKYVDAIRTCHTVMEEVVARGLPALSTLDIGGGFPVSYTQQVMPIEQFCMPINEALLELPETVQVLAEPGRFIVAQAVMSVASVMGQAEREGQMWYYLDDGIYGSFSGLMFDDAQYPLVTLKQGGELLPSVLAGPTCDSIDVIAEDIMLPRLDNGDLVIGCMMGAYTSATATDFNFFKRAQTIVLNEAVFDEHAVSRERLIG; from the coding sequence ATGGCTCACGCCCATGCTGTATTAAATTTTCAATCTTTTGCTGCTCGAACTCTTTCTGCTGATGATGTTCGTTTAGTTGAATCATCCGTGTCACAGTTCGGTGCACCATTACTGATGCTAGATTGCGAGACAATTCGTCAGCAATATCGTGCACTGAATCATGCACTACCGAATGTGACGCTTCATTTTGCGCTGAAACCACTGCCGCATCCGGTTGTAGTCAGAACTCTGCTTGCCGAAGGCGCAAGCTTTGATCTGGCAACCAGTGGTGAAGTTGAACTGGTCGCGCAAGAAGGTGTACCGGCGGAGCGTACTATTCATACCCATCCGATCAAACGCGATGCAGACATTCGTGATGCATTAGCCTACGGCTGTTCTGTTTTCGTTGTGGATAACCTCAACGAACTCGCTAAGTTCAAACCTTACAAGGATGAAGTTGAGTTACTGGTACGGTTGAGTTTTCGGAACGCAGACGTATTTGCAGATCTATCGAAGAAATTTGGCTGTTCTCCCGAGCAGGCGCTGACAATCATTGAAACGGCTCAGTCATGGAATATTCGTATCAAGGGACTTTCTTTTCATGTCGGATCTCAGACGATTAACCCACAGAAGTATGTTGATGCGATCCGCACTTGCCATACCGTGATGGAAGAAGTCGTTGCGCGTGGATTACCGGCTCTGAGTACGCTGGACATTGGTGGTGGTTTCCCGGTTAGTTATACACAACAGGTGATGCCAATTGAGCAATTCTGTATGCCAATTAATGAAGCGTTGCTCGAGTTACCAGAGACCGTACAGGTTTTGGCTGAACCCGGACGCTTTATCGTCGCACAGGCGGTTATGAGTGTTGCTTCGGTTATGGGGCAGGCGGAAAGGGAAGGGCAAATGTGGTACTACCTTGATGATGGTATTTATGGCTCTTTCAGTGGGTTAATGTTCGATGATGCACAATACCCGCTGGTCACATTGAAGCAAGGCGGTGAATTGCTCCCAAGTGTTTTGGCCGGCCCGACTTGTGACAGCATTGATGTCATAGCTGAAGATATCATGTTACCCCGGTTAGACAATGGTGACCTCGTTATCGGTTGTATGATGGGGGCTTACACCAGTGCCACCGCGACGGATTTTAATTTCTTCAAGCGTGCTCAAACGATCGTGTTAAATGAAGCCGTGTTTGATGAACATGCTGTGAGTCGAGAACGTCTCATCGGTTAA
- a CDS encoding LysR substrate-binding domain-containing protein, producing MADKQNILANLYTFSVVAKFLSFTLAAEELCLTQGAVSQRIKKLEADLGFKLFIRLTRKLELTEDGHRMLRTLSQSLSNIFTEVDDIRFNELRGELYIGIAPTFAHLWLVPKMAEFQRLYPYLDVKMRVKASKLDFHNQPVDIAIYYGNETHPDFYHIRLFDEYLMPVCTPEYAQRFNLYQSESRLKEATFLHCTESLEFLSPLSEWQHWLNATGRSTDILKHKYVFNHEELTMVAAQNSMGIALGRYHTIQSYLESGALVSLFERIPSGYGYDLICPKGHETRPKLQAFLNWIEKYIESYRTDNH from the coding sequence ATGGCAGATAAGCAGAATATCTTAGCAAACCTTTACACGTTCAGTGTTGTCGCAAAGTTCTTAAGTTTTACACTCGCGGCTGAAGAATTGTGCCTGACTCAGGGAGCCGTCAGCCAAAGAATTAAAAAGCTTGAAGCAGATCTCGGTTTCAAGCTTTTTATCCGTCTGACAAGAAAACTTGAACTGACTGAAGATGGTCACAGAATGCTCAGAACACTCAGCCAATCCCTGTCAAATATCTTCACTGAAGTGGACGATATTCGCTTCAATGAATTAAGAGGAGAATTGTATATCGGGATCGCACCGACCTTTGCCCACTTGTGGTTAGTCCCTAAAATGGCCGAATTTCAACGTTTGTATCCCTACTTGGATGTCAAAATGCGGGTCAAAGCAAGCAAACTGGATTTTCATAATCAACCGGTTGATATCGCGATTTACTACGGCAATGAAACCCATCCCGATTTTTATCATATTCGCCTGTTTGATGAATACTTAATGCCTGTATGTACACCTGAATATGCACAACGCTTCAATTTATACCAAAGTGAATCGCGTCTAAAAGAAGCCACTTTTTTGCATTGTACCGAGTCGCTGGAATTTTTATCGCCGTTGAGTGAATGGCAGCATTGGTTAAATGCGACGGGGAGAAGTACCGATATTTTAAAACATAAATATGTATTTAATCATGAAGAACTTACGATGGTTGCCGCACAAAATTCAATGGGAATCGCCTTAGGTCGCTATCACACCATTCAATCGTATCTTGAAAGTGGTGCACTGGTTTCTCTCTTTGAACGGATTCCATCCGGATACGGCTATGATTTAATTTGTCCGAAAGGACATGAAACACGCCCTAAATTACAGGCATTCTTAAACTGGATTGAAAAATATATTGAAAGTTACCGCACTGATAACCATTGA
- a CDS encoding DUF3820 family protein, translating to MLQKESLLKLATMTMPFGRYAGRVLIDLPEEYLLWFQNKGEFPQGELGELMQLCLTLKVEGLDSLVKPLKQSS from the coding sequence ATGCTGCAAAAAGAGAGTTTGCTGAAACTGGCAACGATGACAATGCCGTTTGGCCGTTATGCCGGACGTGTATTAATTGATTTACCGGAAGAGTACTTATTGTGGTTTCAAAATAAGGGCGAATTTCCTCAAGGTGAGCTTGGGGAGTTGATGCAGCTTTGTTTGACGCTGAAAGTCGAAGGGTTGGATAGTCTCGTAAAACCATTGAAGCAGTCATCCTGA
- a CDS encoding ABC transporter ATP-binding protein yields MTKAHELVVEQLSAGYGEKTIIRDLSLKVTPGKITSIVGANACGKSTLLRTMSRLLAPAHGHVLLDGKSVHHSPTRTLARTLGLLPQSPIAPEGITVGDLVSRGRHPHHGFMSRWNHKDEAAIANALAVTKLTDLIYREVDALSGGQRQRVWIAMALAQETDILLLDEPTTFLDVTHQIEVLDLLVDLNLQRGITIVMVLHDLNLAARYSDQLLAMINGQIYAHGEPEKVLTHDTIQAVFGLNNHIIIDPVSNIPMMIPVGRHKLKSSLNQSDAHQ; encoded by the coding sequence GTGACCAAAGCGCATGAACTTGTGGTCGAGCAGTTGTCTGCCGGTTATGGCGAAAAAACGATCATCAGAGATCTCTCGCTCAAGGTGACGCCGGGAAAAATCACGTCGATTGTCGGTGCGAACGCCTGTGGTAAATCAACGCTGCTAAGAACGATGTCTCGTTTACTGGCACCGGCTCACGGACACGTGTTGCTTGATGGCAAGTCGGTCCATCACAGCCCGACGCGGACTTTGGCACGGACGCTGGGTTTGCTGCCTCAGTCGCCGATTGCTCCGGAAGGTATTACGGTTGGGGACCTGGTCAGCCGGGGGCGTCATCCGCATCATGGCTTTATGTCTCGCTGGAATCACAAAGATGAAGCCGCTATTGCCAATGCGTTGGCCGTGACAAAACTCACTGATCTGATTTACCGGGAAGTGGATGCGCTGTCTGGCGGGCAGCGTCAGCGCGTCTGGATCGCCATGGCGCTGGCACAGGAAACGGATATTCTGTTGCTGGATGAACCGACGACGTTTCTAGATGTAACACATCAAATTGAAGTCTTGGATCTGCTGGTGGACCTGAATCTTCAGCGCGGTATTACGATCGTCATGGTTTTACATGACCTCAACTTAGCTGCCCGCTATTCAGACCAATTACTCGCGATGATCAACGGTCAGATTTACGCCCACGGCGAGCCGGAAAAAGTACTGACTCATGACACGATTCAAGCGGTATTTGGTTTGAACAATCATATCATCATCGATCCGGTTTCGAACATTCCGATGATGATTCCGGTAGGACGACACAAGCTGAAATCGTCATTGAATCAGAGCGATGCTCACCAGTAA
- a CDS encoding TonB-dependent siderophore receptor — MENISSGKARYRAMHLLLCFVPALSYSGAVCSKVTSSEVTGSEAQDQVQQDQAHRVNTITVYGQPIAGDADTTVAEELWVGGKVATRVLDTPALVSVITEKEINQRNATTTEEILQYSPGLVTDYYGSDDRNDYFMIRGYQATTYRDGMTLGSMRSVREDPYAYERVELIRGANSTLFGPADPGGSVNFVSKRPKFERFGRSYVSYGSFDSKEIGLDFGDTINASETLAYRFTTKIKDSDLEYDYSKDNSQFVMGGMSWQPSVRTTATLIVDYLGRDGTPNSGGYPLDRKYDRSAFYGEPDFNKHDVERTNITAQVTHHFDNGISLSGNLRYSKLEDDFGYVYLYDYQGRTGSDISRYYFGTDTQSKQIIGNTIVQYDMSFEHIDSSTLMGLEYRDASTQDASLYGTDKVSVSPIDLNRPVYTGLSMTGEVDSQTDQDHTTKSIFLQQNLALDDRYILALGIRHDSMALASRNMKTRVDASDDFSETSLRAAFTFKVSDAWSTYISQVESVAPPSIGVKPERGEQLEVGVKFSPLSMNALFSAAIYDLKKNDVTMSIVQDNGSIQKETIGETRVRGLDLEMKAEITDHFNVTGGYSYMKSKVERGSTRNGDVLDGNEFATVPNHSASLWGFYTLPVESMDVGLGTRYVGTYYFDAANTAKSEAAMLFDAAFAYRVSKSAQLSFHVHNLTDKQYVVGSGTANYYNPGRSLNAAFNYSW; from the coding sequence ATGGAAAATATTAGTAGTGGTAAGGCGCGTTATCGTGCGATGCACTTACTTCTCTGTTTTGTACCGGCGCTTTCTTATTCAGGCGCTGTTTGTTCAAAAGTAACAAGTTCAGAAGTAACAGGCTCAGAAGCTCAAGATCAGGTTCAACAAGACCAGGCGCATCGTGTCAACACCATTACGGTTTACGGGCAGCCCATCGCAGGGGATGCCGATACCACGGTCGCTGAAGAACTATGGGTCGGTGGCAAAGTGGCGACCCGTGTGCTCGATACGCCGGCTCTGGTTTCGGTGATTACAGAAAAAGAGATCAATCAGCGTAACGCAACGACAACCGAAGAGATTTTGCAGTATTCACCCGGTTTGGTGACGGATTATTACGGTTCGGATGATCGGAATGACTACTTTATGATTCGAGGCTATCAGGCAACAACGTATCGGGATGGCATGACACTCGGCTCGATGCGTAGTGTTCGTGAAGATCCCTATGCGTATGAGCGGGTTGAATTGATTCGCGGTGCGAATTCAACGCTGTTTGGGCCCGCGGATCCGGGTGGCTCGGTTAATTTCGTCAGTAAAAGACCTAAGTTTGAACGCTTTGGTCGTTCTTATGTATCGTATGGTTCATTTGATAGTAAAGAGATTGGGTTGGACTTTGGTGACACGATCAATGCGTCAGAAACGCTTGCTTACCGGTTTACTACTAAAATCAAAGACAGCGATCTTGAATACGATTATTCAAAAGATAATTCTCAGTTCGTCATGGGCGGGATGAGCTGGCAGCCATCGGTGCGCACCACCGCAACGCTGATCGTCGACTATTTGGGCAGAGACGGCACTCCGAACAGCGGAGGCTACCCATTGGACCGGAAGTATGACCGCAGCGCATTCTATGGGGAGCCTGACTTCAATAAACACGATGTTGAACGTACCAATATTACCGCTCAAGTGACACATCACTTTGACAATGGTATCTCGCTCAGCGGTAACTTGCGCTATAGCAAACTCGAAGACGATTTTGGTTATGTGTATTTGTATGATTATCAGGGAAGAACGGGCAGTGATATTTCCCGTTATTATTTCGGAACCGATACTCAGTCGAAACAAATCATTGGCAATACGATTGTGCAGTACGATATGAGTTTTGAACACATCGATAGCAGTACATTAATGGGGTTGGAATACCGTGATGCTTCGACACAAGATGCATCGCTCTATGGCACGGATAAGGTCTCGGTCAGTCCTATCGATCTCAATCGCCCTGTGTATACAGGCCTGTCAATGACCGGTGAAGTTGATAGTCAAACCGATCAAGACCACACGACCAAGTCGATATTTTTACAGCAAAATTTAGCGCTTGATGACCGTTACATACTTGCGTTGGGCATTCGGCATGACTCGATGGCGCTTGCCAGTCGAAACATGAAAACCCGGGTTGATGCTAGCGACGATTTCTCAGAAACATCTCTGCGAGCTGCCTTTACATTTAAAGTCAGTGACGCGTGGTCAACTTATATCAGTCAGGTTGAGTCTGTCGCGCCGCCCAGTATTGGGGTCAAACCAGAACGAGGAGAACAGCTAGAAGTCGGGGTGAAATTTTCACCTTTGAGTATGAATGCGTTGTTCTCTGCTGCGATTTACGATCTTAAAAAGAATGACGTCACCATGTCGATTGTTCAGGATAATGGCTCGATTCAAAAAGAAACCATCGGTGAAACGCGGGTCCGCGGGCTTGATTTAGAAATGAAAGCCGAAATAACCGATCATTTTAATGTGACGGGTGGATATTCTTATATGAAGTCTAAAGTTGAGCGTGGCAGCACCCGCAACGGAGATGTGCTGGACGGCAATGAATTTGCGACTGTACCCAACCACAGCGCTTCTTTATGGGGCTTTTACACGCTGCCAGTTGAATCGATGGATGTTGGTTTAGGGACACGTTACGTGGGCACTTATTATTTTGATGCGGCGAATACGGCTAAAAGCGAAGCTGCAATGTTGTTTGATGCTGCATTTGCTTATCGTGTTTCAAAATCTGCGCAATTGTCATTTCATGTACATAACTTAACGGATAAGCAGTATGTGGTGGGTTCCGGTACTGCGAATTACTACAACCCCGGCCGTTCGTTGAATGCCGCTTTCAATTATTCCTGGTAA
- a CDS encoding M35 family metallo-endopeptidase, translating into MNKATNLLLSAIVGSMSSLAYANSLDVTITPLSQSYGESSDVKVELSITNNSQDDVDVLDWYLVNHSKLQKNAFTVTVDGETVAYTGPIVKRPAPTAKDYVTLSAGQTMTQTIDLSSFYDMTREGTYNVQFNVTAMDLIKSQARSKLQAEDKVQSLSSNGVSFWVEGVHPKVATINESVLDLAELAGGISYVGNCSNSQKSQISSAVSAARSMSGSAYNYYRAGSVTSRYTTWFGSYSSGRYNTVKGHFQKISDALQNKTVTADCYCEGSLSNAYAYVYPNQPYRIHLCNAFWSAPTTGTDSKAGTLIHEMSHFTVNGGTDDIAYGQYNARRLAQSSPNQAVNNADSHEYFAENTPRL; encoded by the coding sequence ATGAATAAGGCAACAAATTTATTGTTGAGTGCAATCGTAGGCAGTATGTCCTCTCTGGCTTATGCTAACTCTCTGGATGTCACCATCACTCCTTTAAGTCAATCGTATGGTGAAAGCAGTGATGTGAAAGTCGAACTGAGCATTACAAACAATAGTCAAGATGATGTCGATGTACTCGATTGGTATCTCGTCAACCACAGCAAACTTCAAAAGAATGCTTTCACCGTTACAGTTGACGGAGAAACGGTCGCGTATACAGGACCGATTGTCAAACGCCCAGCCCCGACAGCGAAAGACTATGTAACCTTGTCTGCCGGCCAAACCATGACCCAAACGATCGATCTGTCTTCCTTCTATGATATGACCCGGGAAGGCACATATAACGTTCAGTTTAATGTCACGGCAATGGATTTAATCAAATCTCAAGCAAGATCAAAACTTCAGGCTGAAGATAAAGTCCAGTCACTCAGCTCAAATGGTGTGAGTTTCTGGGTTGAGGGCGTTCACCCAAAGGTCGCGACCATCAATGAATCGGTACTCGATCTTGCTGAACTGGCTGGTGGAATCAGCTATGTAGGTAACTGCTCAAATAGTCAGAAAAGCCAAATCAGCAGTGCTGTCAGCGCAGCACGGAGTATGTCAGGTTCAGCTTATAACTACTACCGAGCTGGCTCTGTGACATCTCGCTATACCACTTGGTTCGGCTCTTATTCAAGCGGTCGTTACAACACCGTCAAAGGACATTTCCAGAAAATATCCGATGCATTACAGAACAAGACAGTCACCGCAGACTGTTATTGTGAGGGCAGCCTTTCCAATGCCTATGCTTACGTTTATCCGAATCAACCCTACCGAATCCATTTATGTAACGCCTTCTGGTCAGCTCCTACCACAGGAACGGACTCAAAAGCCGGAACACTGATTCATGAAATGAGCCATTTCACCGTCAACGGTGGTACCGATGATATTGCTTACGGGCAGTATAATGCTCGTCGTCTGGCACAGTCATCACCGAATCAGGCAGTCAACAACGCCGATTCTCACGAATACTTCGCAGAGAATACCCCGCGTTTATAA
- a CDS encoding LysR family transcriptional regulator has product MELRHLKYFLAVAETQNIRLAAQKVHVTQPAISRKIKELEAELGVLLFDRLPKGLRLNRAGKIYQKQLGSIIRQIDDANERVRQFTHTEYGSLGLGAPDFVLWEGQINQSINQFRHDNHDVELEVYSDTPAVLLKRLELDQIDGAFIYHFSELSSEYAVQPIAQDKLVLAYPASWKQTLSPSTSIEALNRLPSVRLPRSVDPEYYDWQEILFNEIGWGPEVTQWAHGESTMLGLVAAGNGVAIVNERHFTRPSNMLRYTPLDVLPHTSPLSFVYKTTTDNPALMAFLQLLAK; this is encoded by the coding sequence ATGGAGCTACGTCACCTCAAATACTTTTTAGCGGTCGCTGAGACACAAAACATTCGTCTGGCTGCGCAAAAAGTCCACGTCACTCAACCGGCGATATCAAGAAAAATCAAAGAATTAGAAGCGGAATTAGGGGTGCTTCTATTCGACCGTCTGCCGAAAGGTTTGCGACTAAACCGGGCAGGAAAGATCTATCAGAAACAACTGGGATCCATCATCCGGCAAATCGACGATGCTAACGAACGTGTTCGTCAATTTACACATACCGAATATGGCTCTCTTGGTTTAGGTGCACCAGACTTCGTGCTCTGGGAAGGACAAATTAATCAGAGTATCAATCAGTTTCGCCACGATAATCATGACGTTGAGCTGGAAGTGTATTCAGATACCCCCGCGGTACTGCTGAAACGATTAGAACTCGATCAAATTGACGGTGCCTTTATTTATCATTTCTCTGAGTTGTCTTCGGAATACGCTGTCCAACCCATCGCCCAAGACAAGTTGGTACTGGCTTACCCTGCCAGTTGGAAGCAAACTCTATCACCATCGACCTCAATTGAAGCACTGAACCGATTGCCTTCTGTCCGCTTGCCAAGAAGCGTTGATCCTGAATACTACGACTGGCAAGAAATACTGTTCAACGAAATCGGCTGGGGACCAGAAGTAACCCAATGGGCGCATGGCGAAAGCACCATGCTTGGTTTAGTGGCCGCGGGCAATGGCGTTGCGATTGTCAATGAGCGCCACTTTACCCGGCCATCCAATATGCTGCGTTATACACCACTGGATGTTCTCCCTCACACATCCCCGTTAAGTTTTGTGTATAAAACCACCACGGATAATCCTGCACTGATGGCGTTTTTACAGCTGTTAGCGAAATGA
- a CDS encoding FecCD family ABC transporter permease: MMSDELLLLQRVRMARRQRMRCWSLIVMVLVILVVSVWCITLVLGQSYTSPAIVWQVLRGDHIPGASFTVGYLRLPRAIISLLVGMSFGLAGVAFQTMLRNPLASPDIVGVSSGASAAAVFAIIVLHMDGSAVALFSILTGLAVALAVYGLAYKNGVAGTRLILVGIGMSAMIESYIAYMLSQASSWDLQEAMRWLTGSVNSVQIDQSVPLLIALVCFGGLLLSQTQSLEALRMGDDTAAALGVNVTLTRLIVMVCAVGLIAVATAVTGPIAFVAFLSGPIAARMVGANGSLLIPAALVGAVLVLTGDYIGQFLLPSRYPVGVVTGALGAPYLIYLIIRVNRKGGSL; encoded by the coding sequence ATGATGTCTGATGAATTACTGTTGTTACAACGCGTGAGAATGGCTCGTCGACAACGTATGCGATGCTGGTCGTTGATCGTCATGGTTTTAGTGATTTTAGTCGTATCTGTCTGGTGCATCACGCTGGTATTGGGACAGTCATATACATCTCCGGCCATTGTCTGGCAGGTGCTCCGGGGAGACCATATTCCCGGAGCCAGTTTTACCGTCGGATATTTGCGATTACCCCGGGCGATAATTTCATTGCTTGTCGGCATGAGTTTTGGCTTAGCCGGCGTCGCATTTCAAACGATGTTGCGTAACCCTTTAGCCAGCCCTGACATTGTGGGAGTCAGTTCGGGAGCCAGCGCCGCGGCTGTGTTTGCGATTATTGTGCTTCATATGGATGGCTCTGCTGTTGCTCTTTTCTCTATTCTGACTGGCTTGGCCGTTGCGCTGGCAGTTTATGGTCTCGCTTATAAAAATGGTGTCGCTGGCACCCGGTTGATTTTGGTCGGTATTGGCATGTCCGCAATGATTGAAAGCTATATCGCCTATATGTTGTCACAGGCCTCATCATGGGACTTGCAAGAAGCGATGCGTTGGTTAACGGGCAGTGTGAATTCGGTACAGATTGATCAAAGTGTGCCACTGTTGATTGCATTGGTTTGCTTCGGCGGTTTGCTATTGAGTCAAACCCAGTCATTAGAAGCATTACGAATGGGGGACGATACCGCAGCGGCTCTGGGTGTCAATGTCACATTGACTCGTCTCATCGTGATGGTGTGTGCGGTCGGTTTGATTGCCGTTGCCACCGCTGTCACCGGCCCGATCGCTTTTGTGGCATTTCTTTCCGGCCCGATCGCGGCTCGCATGGTCGGTGCGAACGGCTCATTGCTCATACCTGCTGCGTTAGTGGGGGCCGTATTGGTGTTGACGGGGGATTACATCGGACAATTTCTGCTTCCCAGCCGTTACCCTGTCGGTGTGGTCACGGGAGCGTTGGGTGCGCCTTACCTGATTTATTTAATTATTCGCGTGAATCGTAAAGGGGGATCTTTGTGA